One Mugil cephalus isolate CIBA_MC_2020 chromosome 8, CIBA_Mcephalus_1.1, whole genome shotgun sequence genomic window carries:
- the stx2b gene encoding syntaxin-2 isoform X2 encodes MKDRLAELNASNTQAEEDVAVAVDRDGFMESFFRRVEEVRGLIDKITYQVEEVRKIHSMILSAPHPDDRTKDQLCALTNDIKGNANVVRTKLKSMEQSVPKDDAANRSSVDFRIQKTQHTVLSRKFVEVMTQYNETQVSFRERSKGRIQRQLEITGRVTTSEELEDMLESGNPSIFTSDIISDSQITRQALNEIESRHQDIIRLETSIRELHAMFMDMAMLVETQGDMVNNIEKNVLNAAEYICRAKEETKKAVRYQKKSRRKRLCLAMCGGFLLLLIIIVGVFE; translated from the exons ATGAAGGATCGACTGGCTGAGCTGAATgct AGTAACACACAAGCAGAGGAGGATGTTGCGGTTGCAGTGGACAGAGATGGCTTCATGGAGAGTTTCTTCAGACGG GTGGAAGAGGTTAGAGGACTCATTGATAAGATCACCTACCAAGTGGAAGAGGTGAGGAAGATTCACAGCATGATCCTCTCTGCACCCCACCCAGATGACA GAACAAAGGATCAGCTCTGTGCACTAACCAACGACATCAAAGGGAATGCCAATGTGGTGcgaactaaactaaaat CCATGGAGCAGAGTGTGCCCAAAGATGATGCCGCCAACAGATCATCGGTTGACTTCAGGATCCAGAAAACACAG CACACTGTGCTGTCCAGGAAGTTTGTGGAGGTCATGACCCAGTACAATGAGACTCAAGTGTCCTTTCGGGAAAGAAGCAAAGGAAGGATCCAGAGACAACTGGAGATAA CTGGCAGAGTGACCACCAGTGAAGAGCTGGAGGACATGCTCGAAAGCGGGAACCCGTCCATCTTCACCTCTGAT ATCATCTCTGACTCCCAGATCACACGTCAGGCCTTAAATGAGATCGAGTCACGGCACCAGGACATCATACGTTTGGAGACGAGCATCAGAGAACTCCATGCGATGTTCATGGACATGGCAATGCTGGTTGAAACTCAG GGCGACATGGTTAACAACATTGAGAAGAATGTCTTGAATGCAGCCGAATACATTTGTCGTGCAAAGGAGGAGACCAAAAAAGCAGTGAGATACCAGAAGAAGTCTCGCAGG AAACGTCTCTGCCTCGCCATGTGTGGAGGTTTCCTGCTTTTACTCATCATTATAGTCGGAGTCTTTGAGTAA
- the stx2b gene encoding syntaxin-2 isoform X1 yields the protein MKDRLAELNASNTQAEEDVAVAVDRDGFMESFFRRVEEVRGLIDKITYQVEEVRKIHSMILSAPHPDDRTKDQLCALTNDIKGNANVVRTKLKSMEQSVPKDDAANRSSVDFRIQKTQHTVLSRKFVEVMTQYNETQVSFRERSKGRIQRQLEITGRVTTSEELEDMLESGNPSIFTSDIISDSQITRQALNEIESRHQDIIRLETSIRELHAMFMDMAMLVETQGDMVNNIEKNVLNAAEYICRAKEETKKAVRYQKKSRRKYIILAFALLILLAVIALIVGLSVGLTKPPV from the exons ATGAAGGATCGACTGGCTGAGCTGAATgct AGTAACACACAAGCAGAGGAGGATGTTGCGGTTGCAGTGGACAGAGATGGCTTCATGGAGAGTTTCTTCAGACGG GTGGAAGAGGTTAGAGGACTCATTGATAAGATCACCTACCAAGTGGAAGAGGTGAGGAAGATTCACAGCATGATCCTCTCTGCACCCCACCCAGATGACA GAACAAAGGATCAGCTCTGTGCACTAACCAACGACATCAAAGGGAATGCCAATGTGGTGcgaactaaactaaaat CCATGGAGCAGAGTGTGCCCAAAGATGATGCCGCCAACAGATCATCGGTTGACTTCAGGATCCAGAAAACACAG CACACTGTGCTGTCCAGGAAGTTTGTGGAGGTCATGACCCAGTACAATGAGACTCAAGTGTCCTTTCGGGAAAGAAGCAAAGGAAGGATCCAGAGACAACTGGAGATAA CTGGCAGAGTGACCACCAGTGAAGAGCTGGAGGACATGCTCGAAAGCGGGAACCCGTCCATCTTCACCTCTGAT ATCATCTCTGACTCCCAGATCACACGTCAGGCCTTAAATGAGATCGAGTCACGGCACCAGGACATCATACGTTTGGAGACGAGCATCAGAGAACTCCATGCGATGTTCATGGACATGGCAATGCTGGTTGAAACTCAG GGCGACATGGTTAACAACATTGAGAAGAATGTCTTGAATGCAGCCGAATACATTTGTCGTGCAAAGGAGGAGACCAAAAAAGCAGTGAGATACCAGAAGAAGTCTCGCAGG AAATACATTATCCTTGCCTTTGCTCTGTTGATCCTGCTTGCTGTCATTGCTCTCATTGTTGGCCTGTCTGTCGGACTAACAAAACCTCCTGTGTGA